A genomic segment from Candidatus Thermoplasmatota archaeon encodes:
- a CDS encoding 4Fe-4S binding protein, whose product MEIATKFWRKPLDLERWKIPSGEVKILKDRCKGCNFCIKLCPAEVLKESEDFNELGYHYPIVEKPDKCINCSYCQAICPELAIWSIAKET is encoded by the coding sequence ATGGAAATAGCGACGAAGTTCTGGCGCAAGCCTTTAGACCTAGAGAGATGGAAAATACCAAGTGGAGAAGTTAAAATTCTAAAAGATAGATGCAAAGGCTGCAATTTCTGTATTAAGTTGTGTCCTGCTGAGGTTTTAAAAGAATCTGAAGATTTTAACGAGCTTGGCTATCACTACCCCATAGTAGAAAAGCCTGATAAATGTATTAACTGCTCTTACTGCCAGGCTATATGCCCTGAGCTCGCTATCTGGAGTATAGCTAAGGAGACTTAA
- a CDS encoding OPT/YSL family transporter: MPKLRTFAYRRVPTAKGLEAIEKDKIEPYDVDLYANFNTGVLEQYLDEKYRATSFLRRQWIWKTVLLGVVVGGVFTVINQYVGLKIGMIVGGNWYLVYILGLALKWRPEEINISAGCSTGASATCTGFVFTYPAIFLLAYHGDYLGRGGARLIGETVIPAASLAIIATIIGGMLGVLYFTIFRRIWLIEDPLPVPGFEGTIKMMDMAYDISKGAVEKALRTLKLFAAWFCASFAFAFIRDFPTILHEGQRIPIFDRILLGSKWYRAGDIIQPYETDVYTYTHLGLSLSPMMFASGWFMRFRSAFIVFGGSGFAWFVVVPLALIFKYPFYYPGSEAMGIEEGFYSLLNVAPFFGKPSGAIMAHMQVAIPIGIGIILGGGITAIIKMSHLFKSFTKDILKLKGGERKDFIAGRGWYEWPYSHIPLLMMVTLLGTSILFIAYGYPVSQSFSLGVVMVVVTLFISAIAVKTMGEIRSTPVSACSFITLMLLVGIFYVLGTDVQTLLVMALVGTAVFG; the protein is encoded by the coding sequence ATGCCTAAACTAAGAACTTTTGCTTATCGTAGAGTTCCTACCGCTAAAGGACTTGAAGCTATAGAGAAAGATAAGATAGAGCCTTACGATGTAGATTTATACGCTAATTTTAACACAGGCGTTTTAGAGCAGTATTTAGATGAGAAGTATAGGGCAACGAGCTTTTTAAGAAGGCAATGGATTTGGAAGACAGTTTTACTTGGAGTTGTTGTGGGCGGAGTGTTCACAGTAATTAATCAGTATGTTGGCCTTAAAATAGGAATGATTGTTGGCGGTAACTGGTATTTAGTTTATATTTTAGGACTTGCACTAAAGTGGCGACCTGAAGAAATAAATATTTCTGCCGGCTGTAGTACAGGCGCTAGCGCTACATGCACTGGTTTTGTCTTTACATATCCTGCAATTTTCTTACTAGCTTATCATGGAGATTATCTGGGTAGAGGCGGTGCTAGGCTGATTGGCGAAACTGTAATACCAGCAGCTTCTTTAGCTATAATTGCAACTATTATTGGAGGAATGCTCGGAGTGCTCTATTTCACTATCTTCAGGCGTATATGGCTGATTGAAGATCCTCTTCCTGTGCCTGGCTTTGAAGGCACTATTAAAATGATGGACATGGCTTACGATATATCCAAGGGCGCTGTAGAGAAGGCACTTAGAACTTTGAAATTATTTGCTGCTTGGTTCTGCGCTAGCTTTGCATTCGCATTCATACGTGATTTCCCTACAATCTTGCATGAAGGGCAGCGAATACCTATCTTCGATAGAATTTTATTAGGAAGTAAATGGTATCGTGCTGGCGATATAATCCAGCCTTACGAAACCGATGTTTACACCTACACTCATCTAGGCTTATCACTTTCGCCAATGATGTTCGCCTCAGGCTGGTTTATGAGATTTAGAAGCGCCTTTATAGTATTTGGGGGCTCAGGTTTCGCATGGTTTGTTGTAGTGCCTTTGGCTCTGATTTTCAAATATCCTTTTTACTATCCCGGCAGCGAAGCAATGGGTATTGAGGAAGGGTTTTATTCGCTACTAAACGTTGCACCATTTTTCGGCAAGCCTTCAGGTGCTATAATGGCTCACATGCAAGTTGCAATCCCAATAGGGATAGGTATAATTTTAGGAGGAGGTATTACTGCAATCATTAAAATGTCGCATTTATTCAAAAGTTTTACAAAAGACATTCTCAAGCTTAAAGGCGGTGAAAGAAAAGATTTTATCGCAGGTAGAGGCTGGTACGAATGGCCTTACTCACATATTCCTTTACTTATGATGGTTACTTTACTAGGAACTAGTATTTTGTTTATTGCTTACGGCTACCCAGTATCACAATCTTTCAGTCTTGGCGTTGTGATGGTAGTAGTTACTCTTTTCATTTCTGCAATTGCAGTCAAGACAATGGGTGAAATAAGGTCAACGCCTGTCTCTGCATGCTCTTTCATTACTTTAATGCTACTTGTAGGCATATTTTACGTTTTAGGAACTGATGTACAAACTCTTTTGGTAATGGCTTTGGTGGGCACTGCTGTTTTCGGTAG
- a CDS encoding OPT/YSL family transporter — translation TDVQTLLVMALVGTAVFGSAVSLSADIIGDFKIGIYCGTKPYNLIKGELTGLVPGAFIAVTAATIFSIGLAKGELQLVAPQAKAFAGFSLALMGGAAPWNLIILGFFTGIFIEIITGMGTSFGLGLYFPLPVSLTILLGGAMRNLWEAKWLKPKAEAEGWDDRTKTMKLIDSYIICIGLVVGEALLGTIVAIYVMCF, via the coding sequence ACTGATGTACAAACTCTTTTGGTAATGGCTTTGGTGGGCACTGCTGTTTTCGGTAGTGCAGTCTCTCTTTCCGCAGATATAATTGGCGATTTCAAAATAGGTATCTATTGCGGTACTAAACCTTACAATTTAATCAAAGGCGAGCTTACTGGCTTAGTGCCTGGCGCTTTTATTGCAGTTACTGCAGCTACTATTTTCTCGATAGGGCTAGCAAAAGGAGAATTACAGCTAGTTGCACCTCAGGCAAAGGCTTTTGCAGGCTTTTCGCTAGCTTTAATGGGTGGCGCAGCACCTTGGAATTTGATTATTCTAGGATTCTTTACAGGTATATTTATAGAAATAATTACTGGGATGGGCACTTCTTTTGGATTGGGCTTGTACTTCCCACTGCCTGTATCACTAACTATTTTGCTTGGAGGCGCAATGCGCAATTTATGGGAGGCTAAATGGCTAAAGCCTAAAGCAGAAGCTGAAGGATGGGATGATAGAACAAAAACGATGAAATTAATAGATAGCTATATTATCTGTATAGGGCTTGTTGTAGGAGAAGCTTTACTAGGAACAATTGTAGCTATATATGTTATGTGCTTCTAG
- a CDS encoding Lrp/AsnC ligand binding domain-containing protein, whose translation MAIGYVLIATTPEYDNMVYKELQRVSEIVDVYGTAGEYNILVKIVADDIDSISEVVVSKIRKISGVTFTDTLPVIEKFSEHLKFPKATVGKNTEFLLVNTQPPRDANAYNEISKLQEIIEAYMVFGKYDIIVKVGVENVNVFLNYLMPKVRKISGVVFTKSLITRAVA comes from the coding sequence ATGGCAATAGGATATGTATTGATAGCAACAACACCTGAATATGATAATATGGTATATAAAGAATTGCAGAGAGTATCTGAAATAGTGGACGTTTACGGAACCGCCGGAGAATATAATATACTTGTAAAAATAGTAGCTGATGATATTGACAGTATTAGTGAGGTTGTAGTAAGTAAAATAAGGAAAATTTCAGGCGTTACTTTTACAGATACACTGCCTGTGATAGAAAAATTTTCGGAGCATTTGAAATTTCCTAAAGCTACTGTTGGTAAAAACACTGAGTTTTTGCTTGTGAACACACAACCGCCTAGAGACGCAAACGCTTATAACGAAATATCGAAATTACAAGAGATTATAGAAGCTTATATGGTGTTTGGTAAATATGATATCATAGTAAAAGTAGGCGTAGAAAATGTAAATGTATTTCTAAACTATTTGATGCCGAAAGTAAGGAAAATATCTGGTGTAGTATTTACTAAATCGCTTATTACAAGAGCCGTTGCCTAA
- a CDS encoding DUF429 domain-containing protein: MTSLGIDLAGKEKNKTGICILDGNVPKTFVLHTDSEIIECVKATKPDIVAIDAPFLLKPKIRKCDRELKKYGAFAPIMKSMHELSKRGYLLAKELEKLNFKVIEVFPTASAKILGIYSKDLAVAKRNLSELGLILKNEIFTKHELDAIISAYTGALYLRNLTEDVGDAVEGTIVIPKMKKLLF; encoded by the coding sequence ATGACGTCTCTAGGTATAGACCTCGCTGGAAAAGAAAAAAACAAAACTGGCATTTGTATTTTGGATGGTAATGTACCAAAGACCTTCGTTCTTCACACTGACAGCGAGATTATAGAGTGTGTCAAGGCAACGAAACCGGATATTGTAGCTATAGACGCGCCTTTCTTGCTAAAGCCCAAAATTAGGAAATGCGATCGCGAGCTCAAGAAGTACGGTGCTTTTGCACCTATAATGAAGAGCATGCATGAGTTATCGAAAAGAGGTTATCTCCTTGCAAAGGAATTAGAAAAACTTAACTTTAAAGTTATAGAAGTATTTCCAACTGCGAGCGCGAAAATTTTAGGGATTTATAGTAAAGATCTTGCTGTCGCAAAGAGAAATCTTTCTGAGCTTGGTTTAATATTAAAAAATGAAATTTTTACAAAGCACGAGCTTGATGCTATAATCTCTGCTTATACCGGCGCGCTTTACTTGAGAAATCTGACTGAAGATGTGGGCGACGCTGTGGAAGGAACTATAGTAATACCTAAAATGAAAAAATTATTATTCTAG
- a CDS encoding transcription factor S — translation MFCPNCKSLMYPYQGKLKCKKCQTEKEIESSIIVGTPPRESELKIIEKREDTLPRTRIECPECNNKEAHWVIKQIRGGDEPETKFYICTRCRYVWREE, via the coding sequence ATGTTCTGCCCTAACTGCAAATCTTTAATGTATCCTTACCAAGGCAAACTTAAATGCAAGAAGTGCCAGACTGAGAAAGAGATTGAGAGCAGTATTATCGTGGGCACGCCGCCAAGAGAGAGCGAGCTGAAAATTATTGAAAAGAGAGAAGATACTTTGCCTAGGACAAGAATAGAATGTCCGGAATGCAATAACAAAGAAGCTCACTGGGTAATTAAGCAGATAAGAGGCGGTGACGAGCCTGAAACTAAATTTTATATCTGTACTAGATGTAGGTACGTATGGCGAGAAGAATAA